From the genome of Acropora palmata chromosome 8, jaAcrPala1.3, whole genome shotgun sequence:
GCTAGCGATGCAAGACACTCTTTTCCCCAGAGCAAGCAGTGCTTTGCAAATCGCTAGGAATCCTGGGGGACCGTCAACCTCATCAGGATATTTCGTGTTGGTGTTACAAGGGAAACCAAAATGCACAGCCACGGTTTTGGAGTGTGATAACACAAGTGCCGCTTTCACAAGCTCATCAGGGATGTGCAGTTTTTCAATGCCCCTTTTCCCTACATCTTCTTGAATTTCGAATTCAAGGGAACGTATACCCTTCAAAGCATTTTCAGAAAGCAAAGACGCAATGAAAGGCTCCTCTTTGATAGCTACAACTTGTACTTTGAACTCCTGACATGGGGGAATGTTTCCAGTGATCTTTCCAATGGttgaatcaaaacaaaacaagctcTCCATGTCATCAGTAAAAGCCAATGGCAACCCTTATcaaaataaaacgaaacagCCACCATTATCCTCACAGCCATTAATAGGTCAAGTTATacataaaactaaaaaatcattgaaaagaGGAACATGAACGTCGTGTAAAACAACGCTAGTTATCCTCCTGACTGGGAGATTAAGAAAAGACTTAAGactaataacaattattattcttccTTGCTTATTACTACAAATATTATTCCTCTATGGGAATAtcatattgtttattttacttCCAGTTATTTATTCTTTCAACATTAAAAATGGCACTCAAATAGTATCACTTCATTTCACTAGAAATTCAGTTTAGGTGGTAAAAAAGACCCTGTTCTAAAAATTGTTACTGGATGACTAATCTGAGctttaaaaaacacaaacatatTTTCCAGGCAGTGGAtgctttaaagaaaaaattattgttcccTCTAGATGAAGCAAAAAGCAAGCTGAAAGAACCAGAGACAAACCCAACAAAAAAAGTCCAAAGCAAAACTTACCTGCAGATCTAACACCCAAGTGAGCTGTGACGCTGGATGCCCAAAATACTGGAACTCTGTCTTGTATGTTGGGCGAGTCTCCAAAATCTGGTTTGCTGATATCTCTTATACCAATTACACATGGATCTCCAATATGGATAGGCATACTAGGAAGGTCTTTGAAATTTACCGTAATATCTACGGCCTTTTGCAGTAGATTCTTCGGAATTGAAAGCAGACTAACAACCACAGAAGATGAAAATGGCCCAGCATTGTTTGAACTGAGGTTTGTAATATAAAGTGGactgctttctttttcttgcacAGGAATACCACTATCCCAAAGCAACCTTTTGACGCAATGCGCGACACAGCCAATGTAAAATGTTACCATGTCACTCCAGGGAAATTGTCCAAGATCAGTGGTATGCTTAGCTTTCTGGCCATTTTGAAGGACAAAATAGGACCCTAGAACAGTTCTTAGGAAATGAAATGGTCTTGTCAAATAACAATGAACAAGATAACAAATACAAATATTGGAATTAACAaagtaatttttcatgtaCTGAAATCATAACTGGAATAATGCTGACTAAAGAATGATGGCTTTTAGAAGTGCAGTAGGACTCCAAGAACctaaaaaaatttaagaacTTTACTTAACGTCCATCCAAAAAATAGTACAACATGACTATGCACATAGATACATACAAGaagatgacaaaacaaagcaatataATTTTGTCGCATAAGACAGAGGACAAGCAGGGCAGATAGATCAGTGTAAGGTACCCACCACtctaataacaattttttgttaTAGGATTCAAAAATGCTCCCAGAATGTGGAGTGCAATTAATTCATTAAAATAGTAAGGGGACAGCAGTTTCAGGCACACATGTACGAGATTATACAATTAATAATAtacgtgaaaaattactccattctgattggctgggAGCAGTGCAGTTCAAGTGTAACACAGCgcaaaaagtgtaatacaCCAGAACAAAAAGTGTAATACCAGTGCAAATTCCACATTGAAATTCTGGATAATTActggataataaacaatagGGTTTGGtcagaaccaatcaaatcttttgctttcaaatcaagtgcACACCCTGGATGGAGCAATTTATGGCACattttttccctgattgcgtgatataTGTGCATTTCTTCTACTTAACCATCTAAAAGTTTTTCAtgtataatattaatagtattGTTACATTTGTATTGGTAATCACATGacttttctcgtgcaatttagAACGAATGAGCACTtacaaattttttcaaagactacaAATTGCACTCACCCTATGGGCTTGTGCAATTTTGGccatctttgaaaaaatctacTCATGCTTATCTATTCCACATTGCACTAAAAAAGTCATTTGATTACCGATACTAACTAAGTTCAAACGATAGGTTGTATTGTTCAAGTCATAAGATGTTTTGGCAAAGTACTCCAAAGGCTCAAGTAGACTATTTAGTGAGTTAAAAATACCTTCGAATCATGGTCATTTCGTACCAGGTGAAAGAAGTTATTTCCCTCGGAAccagaaatttgtttaattgaCTCTTTCTTTTATCCAATCGCGAAGTGAAATAACATAGAATGCTTTATTCAACTGTTAAAACTtccaaatatataaataactCTTCGTCATTGGAGCGAAAAGACCGTAGAGCGAACTGACCGTAAACCAATTCTTCATACCTGATGTCGGATTCTCGATTAAGCTGTCCCACTGTTCCTTCCCCAATCCCACTCTGGTAAAACAATGGGAAAATAGCTTTATTACGCTCGCAGAATATTCGAAACTGTTGGCTCGCTGCTGATGGGACCACGACGACCGAAAATCGCATGCTTGAAtagatactccaaaatatggtgagacacttcgtgacacataaacaggttcaagcagataaacgacaccctattttggcagagaataactgctgggtcagccactgatctctagtgattaggtctaagcgccggccactatctctagtgattaggtctaattAAGCcccggctcgaaatggttagctttcatgaattgttctggttacaccataattaaacttggtaaacctttggtaagactaccaagatcggttggtactttatatacataaatttaagtgtctcaccatattttggagtatccatatTCTCGTCACAGCCGTAACTAAACGTGAAGAGATGTCCATTCTGATTCAACGGAATTGAGTATGTTTACTAGACTCATTTCCAGTCTTCCGGTGGTCCGAATAAGCACAGtgtcacaaaacaaaaaaacttcacGCTTTCGATGCACTTGattccacaaaacgcaaacttgaattccaagaaaaaaaaaacttgaatttcacAAAACGTACACTTGATTCTTTGAAGGCAAACAGTTGAGCTCTTAATTTTACCCAATAATACCATTCATGTTATGAGTGATTATTATCTCTACTACTATAGCGTGGTAACTATTAAATCCACGAGGAATAGCCCACGAAACGAGAGAACAGATTCCTCAGGAAACCCAAATAAGGAACGCACGCGTTACACGTTCACGTCATAGCAAATTTACGCGGCGACACAAGCGGTAACTTGCAAAGCAATCAGAAGGTTTGCATAGTTAATCGTAACTTCAGAATCGGGAGGTGCCAAGCACAAACCGGAAATGAAGGTTTCGCGAGAACTGAATCACAAAACGTCTCTTAGGCATTTCGCCCCCATTCACGTTCGATTCGCCTTCTGGGTTCAATGAAGTACAAtcaattaaaaagaaacataCTCTCTCTTTTATtgacaaaattgcaaaatcGATCAATCATGAAAAAGGGTTATTCCATCAAGTTTCTGGTCGAAagttattattgaaataaataatataaataattgtTCTAATGATCATAGTTCTATACCGTTCTCTGGTAACATCATAAATCGTTTCTATTGACTGGTTGAAAGCACACgagtctctttttcaaagcgaaaCAAATAGTGCTTAGACTCGCTTTAATATAGAAGCTTCGGCGACTCGGAAATGGCTCCTTGCAGAATCATGAATATAGCTCCACTAAATTCTacaaatatttaagaaaataGACAACGtagttttattttactttccaagaaaatattaatataGTTTTAAGATTGACTGTCGAACTTGAATAAGAAGTTGAGCAACGTATGTTATCTACAGATATTTATAATACAACGTTTTTGTTTCACATGAAATACTTAAATCTACACATTTAAATCTGCCCGAGTCTTGACCGGTCTGCAAGAGTGTTGGTTTCCGTCTGAGCCAAGCACATCttagaagacaaaattaagaATATTGTATTGAATAATACAGAAGGTGATGTACTTATTGGTGCAAAATAGACGAAACTTTCTTGGTGTGGGGGAGTAGAGCAGAGTTACGTCTCCCCAATAAACTGACTCAACATCTGCTTTGACGAAGTTGAgtccaataaaaaaaaaacgacgaTTATATTTACAGCAAGATTCTTTCCATGACTTCGTCAGCTTACAGATCATTGCGTTTTCGGTGAGCTAAGCTGAATACAAGAGATGAGCCACGACAAGTCACTATGATAGTGGCATCAATTGGGTCTATTACAGTTGCAGGGAAAAGGCCACAGGTCATTGTATTAACTTGATCCCTCATCAAACGCATCCATATTCGTACCAAACCGAAGATTTCTTGTCCTTTGGGTCTTGTATTCCTCCTGGTCTCGACTGTGACCTCTCCTCTGAAGACTTATTGCCAGAAGCCGTCGAGACAGCGTCGGAGGAGGGCGAAGAATCCACGAAGATTTCCTTCTCTTTGTCTGGTTTCTTGCCCCTGTTCCTCAATTTTCTCAGTGCTGGTGAAGCGTCCCGGCTTCGCTGGGACGACACAGAGAGCGCATCGTCAATGCCATCGACATTTTCATCTTTCTGAGCCTGCGATACGCTCGGCGCTGGCTGATGCTCGATGTTATGAATGCGCGCGCGAACGCTGGTCACCGTTTGCTTCGAGCCTTCTTGAGTGGTTGCCGATTTAACAAATATTTTAGTGTCGTTTCGATTTtcgtctttgttttcattaggAGACGGCTTTAAATTGATTGCAGCTGCGACAACAGTGTCCCGCGAAGTTGACACAGTAGAACGTGAGGTCGAAAGAGTACTCGATGTTAGATTAGACTGACGCAAAGCTGCACCAGTGCTGGGAACAGACGAATGCGTCGGAGGCTGATCACGTTGCAAAGCTGGCAAATCACGTGAAGGTGGTCCTGATATCATGCGTTCTTCCCCGTGTTTGTCTCGAACAATCGCATACATCGACGAAGAGTTAAATTCCGGTCTCTTGCTGGGAGAGACTGCAAACGTTGAACTCACATTGGTTCCCGTAGCACTGCTGCAAACTGGACCCCCTTCAGCAGAGGTGAAGACTGGAATGGGTTCGCTCTTGGCAATGGTTCCCGAAGAAACGTAGTGAGCTGTCACTGGGACGCTTTGTCTAGGCACAGATGAGGCTGCAAAAAGTGTGCCTTGACGCTGAGAAATTCTTCGTCCATCATTTCTGTCGGCACTTAAACTCCTAAAATGAACGGGACCCGGTTTCACAGTGTCCTGGTTTGGACTGTCCTTAGCAGGATTCACTCTAAAACTAT
Proteins encoded in this window:
- the LOC141890429 gene encoding D-glutamate cyclase, mitochondrial-like; protein product: MRFSVVVVPSAASQQFRIFCERNKAIFPLFYQSGIGEGTVGQLNRESDIRTVLGSYFVLQNGQKAKHTTDLGQFPWSDMVTFYIGCVAHCVKRLLWDSGIPVQEKESSPLYITNLSSNNAGPFSSSVVVSLLSIPKNLLQKAVDITVNFKDLPSMPIHIGDPCVIGIRDISKPDFGDSPNIQDRVPVFWASSVTAHLGVRSAGLPLAFTDDMESLFCFDSTIGKITGNIPPCQEFKVQVVAIKEEPFIASLLSENALKGIRSLEFEIQEDVGKRGIEKLHIPDELVKAALVLSHSKTVAVHFGFPCNTNTKYPDEVDGPPGFLAICKALLALGKRVSCIASSYQVDLVRKLISKFLDDRISVLEFKPAKGKGVKTAAEEFLFFDGADELNPKFDTLVAIEATSRTTEGAYMTMKGRDLIDVCKDSPVDELFIQAHESKKIATIGIGDGGNEIGMGKVHQRVVKLIDIGPKIASIVSTDQLITAGVSNWGGSALAAALFILHQCPVHSTYARRIVQEQSVVPFEDVLNSLEKEEEILSYLGEIGLCDGISPGKKMSVDNLPFDTVHKQKLQRLLTIAASSTQKCVT